The following coding sequences are from one Veillonella rodentium window:
- a CDS encoding RluA family pseudouridine synthase — MNEFIVTAEQEGMRLDVFLTERLEGSRSYIQNLIKSGHVTVGDKLGKANLRLSADAVVYVEIPEPESVEVKPEDIPVDYLYEDHDIIIINKPRGMVVHPAVGNYSGTLVNALLFHCKDLSGINGEIRPGIVHRLDKDTSGVMMAAKNDAAHIGLAEQVKAHSAKRTYWALVQGNIVEEKGTIKAPIGRHPKDRMKMAVVFENSKDAVTHFRVLERYGHQTLVECNLETGRTHQIRVHFAHIGHPVVNDPFYGYRRMDFPINGQALHSRTLDIKHPITGAPMHFEAPVPEDFAACLEFAKTYRESKFK; from the coding sequence ATGAACGAGTTTATTGTAACTGCCGAACAGGAAGGCATGCGATTAGATGTATTTTTGACGGAACGCTTGGAAGGTTCTCGCAGTTATATTCAGAACCTTATCAAATCCGGCCATGTGACGGTAGGTGATAAGCTTGGAAAAGCAAATTTACGTCTTTCAGCTGATGCCGTGGTATATGTAGAAATACCCGAGCCGGAATCTGTTGAGGTGAAGCCTGAAGATATTCCGGTAGATTATCTTTATGAGGATCATGATATTATTATCATCAACAAGCCGAGAGGGATGGTGGTTCATCCGGCCGTAGGTAATTATTCAGGCACGTTGGTGAATGCGTTACTCTTTCACTGTAAAGATTTATCCGGTATTAATGGTGAAATCAGACCGGGTATCGTACATCGTTTAGATAAAGATACATCCGGTGTTATGATGGCTGCTAAAAATGATGCCGCCCATATTGGCTTGGCGGAACAGGTGAAAGCTCATTCTGCAAAGAGAACTTACTGGGCTTTGGTGCAGGGGAATATTGTGGAAGAGAAGGGGACAATTAAAGCCCCCATAGGGCGACATCCGAAGGATCGTATGAAGATGGCCGTTGTGTTTGAAAACAGTAAGGATGCGGTGACGCATTTTAGAGTGTTGGAGCGATATGGTCACCAGACCTTGGTGGAATGCAATTTGGAAACGGGGCGGACCCATCAGATTCGCGTCCATTTTGCACATATTGGGCATCCGGTGGTAAATGATCCGTTTTACGGGTATCGTCGTATGGATTTTCCTATTAATGGACAGGCGTTACATTCCCGTACTCTGGATATTAAACATCCTATTACCGGTGCACCCATGCATTTTGAGGCACCTGTGCCGGAAGATTTCGCGGCTTGCCTGGAATTTGCAAAGACCTATCGTGAAAGTAAGTTTAAATAG
- the pyrR gene encoding bifunctional pyr operon transcriptional regulator/uracil phosphoribosyltransferase PyrR: MEKKRLLMDQDAIMRAVRRISHEILERNKGLSDALIVGIERRGVILAKRLQEEIERIEGVHIDCESLNVAIYRDDRDARRKEGKPCTIDTTEKTIILVDDVLYTGRTIRAALNALMTAGRPRSIQLAVLVDRGHRELPIRADYVGKNIPTSHLESVRVAVKELDGEEGVTIQE; the protein is encoded by the coding sequence ATGGAAAAGAAACGGTTATTGATGGACCAGGATGCCATTATGCGTGCCGTCCGTCGAATCAGTCATGAGATTCTTGAGAGAAATAAGGGGTTGTCTGATGCTCTTATTGTAGGTATCGAGCGCCGTGGAGTTATCTTGGCAAAGCGCTTGCAAGAGGAAATCGAACGCATTGAAGGCGTTCATATCGATTGTGAGTCTCTCAATGTGGCAATTTATCGCGATGACCGAGATGCACGACGCAAGGAGGGGAAGCCCTGCACCATTGATACGACGGAAAAAACCATCATTCTCGTAGATGATGTGTTGTATACGGGGCGCACCATACGGGCCGCGTTAAATGCGCTTATGACGGCCGGGCGACCTAGGTCGATTCAGTTGGCTGTCCTCGTCGATCGAGGTCATCGGGAATTACCCATACGTGCTGATTATGTGGGAAAAAACATTCCTACATCTCATCTTGAAAGCGTTCGTGTTGCCGTAAAGGAATTGGATGGTGAAGAAGGGGTCACAATACAGGAATAA
- a CDS encoding DUF362 domain-containing protein, which translates to MRVIADGCIKCGSCASVCPVSAISEGETKYEINDTCIDCGSCESVCPVSVISAE; encoded by the coding sequence ATGAGAGTTATTGCTGATGGTTGCATTAAATGTGGTTCTTGCGCATCTGTTTGCCCGGTTTCCGCTATTTCTGAAGGTGAAACTAAATACGAAATCAATGATACTTGCATCGACTGCGGTTCTTGCGAATCCGTTTGCCCAGTATCTGTAATTTCCGCTGAGTAA
- the lspA gene encoding signal peptidase II, protein MFYIVFILWLALDQWSKSYVMNHFILGESLSVIPNVFHLTFIINRGAAFGMLANQRWFFLLVAIVLVAVCIYYWKRLSKGPSALRVGAALLTSGAVGNGIDRYVLHGVVDFFDFRVWPIFNVADIGICIGVILVLYYLITTHTEE, encoded by the coding sequence TTGTTTTATATTGTATTTATTCTTTGGCTTGCATTGGATCAATGGAGCAAATCTTATGTAATGAATCATTTTATATTAGGTGAATCTCTGTCGGTGATACCTAATGTATTTCACTTGACCTTTATTATTAATCGTGGTGCCGCTTTTGGGATGTTGGCGAATCAACGTTGGTTCTTTCTGTTGGTAGCCATTGTGTTGGTAGCCGTGTGTATATATTATTGGAAGCGTTTATCTAAAGGGCCGTCGGCATTACGTGTAGGTGCAGCTTTATTGACGTCTGGTGCGGTTGGCAACGGTATCGATCGATATGTGCTGCATGGAGTGGTTGACTTTTTTGATTTTCGTGTATGGCCTATTTTTAATGTTGCGGACATCGGAATTTGCATAGGTGTAATTTTGGTTTTATATTATCTAATAACAACTCATACAGAGGAGTAA
- a CDS encoding SLC13 family permease, with protein sequence MGAAEQTLIVLAVMAVLFVTEIIPLAITSLGGAITLSLLGIISPKEAFSGLSDTTVILFAGMFVVGGALFYTGLAQKIGETVVSHAGTSENGLMLAIMLVTATMSAFLSNTGTAAALLPVVVGICAVAKIPASRQLMPLAFAAGIGGIITMVGTPPNIIVNGALGKAGIPQFGFFEFAWIGIPLTIATIIFMMLIGKYLLPKHEITDAGEVEQEVSADEVSNDPKKQLYSGVILLLVIIMMIASEKLKAIGINIPLYVVAVIGAIACVLTGCLKEKQAYTSIDWVTIFLFAGMMPVAGAMDKSGAGKMIADAVIGVMGSDPSPYFATAVLFILSCVLSQFMSNTASCALLAPIGIAIAQGMGADPHAVLMAIGVAASCAFGTPVGTPPNTLVLGPGQYRFMDYVKAGVPLILVCFVVSIIIIPMVWPFFPGK encoded by the coding sequence ATGGGTGCTGCAGAACAAACCTTAATCGTCCTTGCAGTCATGGCTGTTTTATTCGTTACGGAAATTATTCCGTTAGCGATTACTTCTTTAGGAGGGGCTATTACTCTTTCATTATTGGGGATTATTTCACCTAAGGAAGCTTTTTCAGGCTTATCTGATACAACGGTAATTCTATTTGCCGGTATGTTCGTTGTTGGCGGTGCATTATTCTATACAGGTTTAGCTCAAAAAATTGGGGAAACCGTAGTATCTCATGCAGGTACAAGTGAAAATGGATTAATGCTTGCAATCATGCTTGTTACCGCAACGATGTCTGCATTCTTATCGAATACAGGTACAGCGGCTGCATTGCTTCCTGTAGTTGTCGGCATCTGTGCTGTTGCTAAGATTCCTGCATCTCGTCAGTTGATGCCGTTGGCATTTGCTGCTGGGATTGGCGGTATCATTACAATGGTTGGTACACCACCGAATATCATTGTTAATGGTGCTTTGGGTAAAGCTGGGATTCCTCAGTTTGGATTTTTTGAGTTCGCATGGATTGGTATTCCTTTGACTATTGCTACCATTATCTTTATGATGCTTATCGGTAAATATTTATTACCTAAGCATGAAATTACAGATGCCGGTGAAGTCGAACAAGAAGTATCGGCAGATGAAGTATCTAATGATCCTAAAAAACAATTGTATTCTGGTGTCATTTTATTATTAGTTATCATTATGATGATTGCTAGTGAAAAACTTAAAGCTATTGGTATTAATATCCCACTATATGTTGTGGCTGTTATTGGTGCAATTGCTTGTGTTTTGACAGGTTGTTTGAAAGAAAAACAAGCGTATACATCTATTGATTGGGTTACAATTTTCTTGTTTGCCGGCATGATGCCTGTTGCGGGTGCGATGGATAAGTCCGGTGCAGGTAAAATGATTGCTGATGCAGTTATTGGTGTTATGGGCTCCGATCCTAGCCCTTATTTTGCAACTGCTGTATTATTTATTTTATCTTGTGTACTTTCACAATTTATGTCTAATACTGCATCTTGTGCATTATTGGCACCTATCGGTATCGCTATTGCACAAGGAATGGGTGCTGATCCTCATGCCGTTCTTATGGCTATCGGCGTTGCCGCGTCCTGTGCATTCGGTACACCTGTAGGTACACCTCCAAATACATTAGTACTTGGACCTGGTCAATATAGATTTATGGATTATGTAAAAGCCGGCGTTCCATTGATTTTAGTATGTTTTGTTGTAAGTATTATTATCATTCCAATGGTATGGCCTTTCTTCCCGGGTAAATAA